A stretch of Prunus dulcis chromosome 6, ALMONDv2, whole genome shotgun sequence DNA encodes these proteins:
- the LOC117630092 gene encoding nucleolar complex protein 2 homolog: protein MEEQHPVTNSKSRKNQDGNKSQKSSKSPGQAKEHKDQLERLSEKDPEFYDFLKEHDQELLQFNDEDIDEDSDTNLKEDETPVDDEIQVDEETGRHDVLQKKKKPSKQVITSEMVDAWCNSIREDGKLSAIHSLMKAFRTACHYGDDKEDESMLDFSVMSSSVFNKVMLFVLKEMDGIIRKLLELPAFGGKKETILDVMNTKRWKNYNHLVKSYIGNALHVLRQMTDTEMISFTLRRLQYSSIFLAAFPVLLRKYIKTAVDLWGLGGGSLPLVSLLFLRDLCVRLGTDCLDECFKGIYKAYVLNCQFITAAKLQHVQFRANCVIELYGVDLPTAYQHAFVFIRQLAMILREALNAKTKEAFRKVYEWKFMNCLELWTGAISSYGSEADFRPVVYPLAQIIYGVARLVPTARYFPLRLRCVRMLNRIAASTGTFTPVSMLLLDMLEMKELNRPATGGVGKALDLRTILKVSKPTLKTRAFQEACVLSVVDELAEHLAQWSYSIAFPELSFIPAVRLRSFCKSTKVERFRKAMRELIRQIEANCQFTNERRMSISFLPNDPAAASFLEDEKKSGVSPLSKYVLTLRQVAQQRNDSLFKSSVLVGEHSSVFGSKVRESDEEYDPKDEEGTTVFSSSWLPGTDSKAKEPKDTKKKKRKRKTEHQDQVAIDEDIVQDLVLSSDEEDGSLSNTFSAEEDEEGKPAPSKLESKKHKHSTNTSKKNVKSQAKRSKKRKKANGDKSLQA from the exons ATGGAAGAACAACACccag TGACAAATTCGAAAAGTCGAAAAAACCAAGATGGGAACAAAAGCCAGAAAAGCTCCAAGTCTCCAGGTCAGGCGAAAGAACATAAGGACCAACTGGAAAGACTTAGTGAAAAG GACCCAGAGTTCTATGATTTCTTAAAAGAGCATGACCAGGAACTTCTACAATTTAATGATGAGGACATTGAT GAAGATTCAGATACTAACTtgaaagaagatgaaacaCCAGTAGATGATGAAATACAAGTGGATGAAGAGACTGGCCGTCATGATgttttacaaaagaaaaagaaaccatCTAAACAAGTTATAACTAGTGAAATGGTTGATGCCTGGTGCAACTCGATTAGAGAAGATGGGAAGTTGAGTGCTATTCATTCTCTAATGAAAGCTTTCCGCACTGCCTGCCACTATGGTGATGATAAAGAGGATGAATCTATGTTAGATTTCAGTGTTATGTCTAGCAGTGTCTTTAATAAAGTGATGTTATTTGTGCTTAAGGAAATGGATGGAATAATCCGAAAATTGTTGGAGCTCCCTGCTTTTGGTGGGAAGAAGGAGACCATACTAGATGTGATGAACACAAAACGATGGAAGAACTACAACCATTTAGTGAAGTCATATATTGGAAATGCCTTACATGTCTTGCGTCAAATGACTGACACAGAAATGATATCATTTACTTTACGGCGTCTTCAATACTCTTCCATATTTTTGGCTGCTTTTCCTGTTCTCTTAAGGAAGTACATTAAG ACTGCTGTAGACTTATGGGGTTTAGGGGGAGGTTCCCTCCCTCTTGTCTCCCTTCTGTTTCTAAGAGATTTATGCGTTCGGCTTGGAACTGATTGCTTAGATGAATGCTTTAAAGGGATATACAAAGCCTATGTCTTGAACTGCCAGTTTATAACTGCAGCAAAATTGCAACATGTCCAATTTcgtgcaaattgtgtaatcgAACTCTACGGTGTAGACCTGCCCACTGCATATCAACATGCCTTTGTTTTCATTCGACAATTAGCAATGATTTTGCGGGAAGCACTCAATGCAAAAACTAAG GAAGCATTCCGAAAGGTGTATGAGTGGAAGTTCATGAACTGCCTTGAGCTCTGGACTGGGGCCATCTCTTCCTACGGCTCAGAAGCCGACTTTAGGCCTGTTGTGTATCCCCTGGCCCAAATAATTTATGGGGTAGCCCGTCTAGTTCCAACTGCTAGATATTTTCCCCTTAGATTGAGGTGTGTTAGAATGCTAAATCGAATTGCTGCTTCGACGGGTACTTTCACACCAGTTTCTATGCTACTTTTGGACATGCTTGAAATGAAAGAACTGAATAGGCCTGCCACGGGCGGTGTTGGCAAAGCTCTTGATTTGCGTACGATACTTAAG gtTAGCAAGCCAACACTGAAGACCAGAGCATTTCAGGAGGCATGTGTGCTATCTGTTGTTGATGAGCTTGCTGAGCATTTGGCGCAGTGGAGCTATTCTATTGCTTTCCCTGAGTTGTCTTTTATTCCAGCTGTACGATTGCGCAGCTTCTGCAAATCAACCAAGGTTGAGAGGTTCCGGAAAGCAATGAGGGAGCTTATTCGTCAG ATTGAGGCTAACTGTCAGTTTACAAATGAAAGGCGTAtgtcaatttcttttctaCCAAATGATCCTGCAGCTGCATCTTTCCTGGAG GATGAGAAAAAGTCGGGGGTAAGCCCTCTATCGAAGTATGTTTTAACTCTACGCCAAGTAGCACAACAAAGAAATGATTCGTTGTTTAAATCCAG TGTTCTTGTGGGGGAGCATTCATCTGTATTTGGAAGTAAAGTACGGGAAAGTGATGAAGAATATGACCCCAAGGATGAGGAAGGCACTACTGTCTTCAGTTCATCCTGGTTACCAGGAACCGATTCCAA GGCAAAAGAACCCAAAGATacgaaaaagaagaaaaggaagagaaagactGAGCACCAGGACCAAGTAGCCATAGATGAAGATATTGTTCAGGACTTGGTGCTCAGttctgatgaagaagatgggtCTTTAAGCAACACCTTCTCAGCTGAGGAGGATGAAGAGGGGAAACCAGCGCCTTCAAAACTGGAAAGCAAGAAGCATAAACACTCTACAAATACATCAAAGAAGAATGTAAAATCTCAAGCAAAAAGatcaaagaagagaaagaaggctAATGGAGATAAATCTCTTCAAGCCTAG
- the LOC117633068 gene encoding GATA transcription factor 18, producing MDPKGVQNGFEMTNFDQHEANLGGTDCLVDLTLRLGIPSSDKNNDQQSHTANGSSTSQAVDRSSLKNLNVNGYKQYEFPAPPELKNYCIINISNRRGKTGGSRKRKTTGRRPAKVSDIDKTCTNYNCRVTESPMWRTGPLGPKSLCNRCGIRFRKIKQKEETEQQAAEAAFKQLHAVSKL from the exons ATGGATCCCAAAGGTGTTCAAAATGGTTTCGAAATGACCAACTTTGATCAACATGAAGCCAATCTAGGAGGTACGGATTGTTTGGTGGACCTCACCCTGAGGCTAGGAATACCATCTTCCGACAAAAACAATGATCAACAATCCCATACTGCAAATGGTTCTTCTACCTCTCAG GCCGTCGATAGGTCTAGCCTCAAGAATCTCAACGTTAATGGATATAAGCAATATGAATTTCCAGCTCCACCGGAGTTGAAGAATTACTGCATAATAAACATATCCAACAGAAGAGGAAAAACTGGTGGCTCGAGAAAGAGGAAGACTACTGGACGCCGTCCTGCTAAAGTTAGTGATATCGATAAAACCTGCACCAACTATAACTGTCGTGTTACTGAATCTCCCATGTGGCGTACTGGTCCCCTTGGCCCCAAG aGTCTTTGCAATCGGTGTGGGATCAGGTTCCGAAAGATcaagcaaaaagaagaaacagagcAGCAGGCTGCGGAAGCAGCTTTCAAACAGCTTCATGCGGTCTCCAAGCTTTAG
- the LOC117631965 gene encoding zinc finger CCCH domain-containing protein 14-like encodes MDFGGGRKRGRPEAASFNGNGGFKKSKPEMESFTTGIGSKSKPCTKFFSTSGCPFGEGCHFLHYVPGGIKAVSQMTGSNPTLPPPPRNSAAPPSFPDGSSPPSVKTRLCNKYNTVEGCKFGDKCHFAHGEWELGRPTAQSYEDPRGGGGYPGRMGGGRMEPPQQTHGAAARFGATATAKISVDASLAGAIIGKNGVNSKQICRVTGAKLSIREHESDPKLRNIELEGTFDQIKDASAMVRELIVNVSSAAGPHMRNNPGMAASAPASNFKTKLCENFTKGTCTFGDRCHFAHGPEELRRQGM; translated from the exons ATGGACTTTGGAGGTGGGCGCAAGAGAGGCAGGCCCGAAGCTGCCTCCTTTAATGGCAATGGCGGCTTCAAGAAATCCAAGCCAG AAATGGAGTCCTTTACAACTGGTATAGGAAGCAAATCGAAGCCATGCACAAAGTTTTTCAG CACTTCTGGGTGCCCTTTTGGTGAGGGATGTCACTTCTTGCATTATGTTCCTGGCGGCATCAAAGCGGTGTCTCAGATGACTGGTAGCAACCCaactcttcctcctcctcctagAAACTCAGCTGCCCCTCCATCATTTCCAGATGGTTCTTCTCCTCCATCTGTCAAGACCCGGTTGTGTAATAAGTACAACACAGTTGAAGGTTGCAAGTTTGGGGATAAATGCCATTTTGCGCATGGTGAGTGGGAGCTTGGGAGGCCCACTGCTCAATCCTATGAAGATCCTCGTGGTGGGGGAGGATATCCAGGCAGGATGGGAGGAGGTCGGATGGAGCCTCCCCAGCAAACTCATGGAGCTGCAGCGAGATTTGGAGCCACTGCCACAGCTAAGATCAGCGTTGATGCTTCACTTGCTGGAGCCATAATTGGGAAAAATGGTGTGAACTCAAAGCAAATATGTCGTGTGACTGGGGCAAAGCTTTCTATAAGGGAGCATGAGTCAGATCCCAAGCTGAGAAACATTGAGCTTGAGGGTACCTTCGATCAAATTAAAGATGCCAGTGCCATGGTTCGTGAGCTTATTGTGAACGTGAGCTCAGCTGCTGGACCTCACATGAGGAACAACCCTGGTATGGCAGCCTCAGCGCCAGCAAGCAACTTCAAGACTAAGCTTTGTGAGAACTTTACTAAAGGCACATGCACGTTTGGGGACAGGTGCCACTTTGCACATGGACCTGAAGAATTGCGCAGGCAGGGGATGTGA